One stretch of Paenibacillus sp. FSL R5-0341 DNA includes these proteins:
- a CDS encoding MraY family glycosyltransferase, translated as MVYILAFIVSFAVVVLLIPPLGRLAHRLDFVDKPREDVERKLHRQPIPLTASYAIFTGFFLTYIALTKEITWETAALVAGGMLLLTIGTVDDWYKTKGKDFPALPKMLVQVSAAVLVFASGIAFTGFVNPFNAEYVMLPIWLQFILTILWIFGVTTVINFSDGMDGLAGGLSAISAITLFIVALAKGQTDSALMSIILVGVTIGYLKYNKAPAKVFMGDAGATFLGFILAVIALDGAFKQATMLSIFIPILALGVPIFDNIFVVIKRFIQGKAIYQADASQAHYRLLRAGLNHKQVVAVLYLVSTCLCLSSIILMLVEM; from the coding sequence ATGGTATACATACTGGCTTTTATAGTGTCTTTTGCTGTCGTGGTTCTGCTTATTCCGCCGCTTGGTCGATTGGCTCACCGGCTCGATTTTGTGGACAAGCCTCGGGAAGATGTGGAGCGTAAGCTGCACAGGCAACCGATCCCGCTCACGGCGAGTTACGCGATATTTACTGGATTTTTCCTGACATACATTGCTCTGACCAAAGAAATCACATGGGAAACGGCGGCCCTGGTCGCTGGTGGTATGCTTCTGCTAACGATTGGTACCGTCGACGACTGGTACAAAACGAAAGGCAAAGATTTTCCTGCCCTACCCAAAATGCTCGTACAGGTTTCTGCGGCAGTGCTCGTATTTGCTTCTGGCATTGCGTTCACCGGATTCGTGAATCCCTTTAACGCAGAATATGTCATGCTTCCGATCTGGCTGCAATTCATTCTCACGATCCTCTGGATCTTCGGGGTGACAACAGTCATCAATTTCTCGGACGGCATGGACGGACTGGCTGGCGGATTATCGGCCATCTCGGCGATCACCTTGTTCATCGTGGCTCTTGCCAAAGGTCAAACGGATTCCGCACTCATGTCGATCATTCTGGTCGGTGTGACGATTGGTTATCTGAAGTACAACAAAGCTCCTGCCAAAGTGTTCATGGGTGATGCAGGTGCTACGTTCCTTGGCTTCATTTTGGCGGTTATCGCTCTGGATGGTGCATTCAAACAAGCAACCATGTTGTCCATCTTCATTCCTATTTTGGCGCTGGGTGTACCGATCTTCGATAACATCTTTGTCGTTATCAAACGTTTCATTCAAGGTAAAGCGATCTATCAGGCCGATGCAAGTCAAGCGCACTATCGACTGCTGCGTGCCGGATTGAATCACAAACAGGTTGTTGCTGTCCTCTATCTGGTTAGTACCTGCCTGTGTCTGTCTTCCATTATATTGATGCTGGTAGAGATGTAA
- a CDS encoding carbohydrate ABC transporter permease yields the protein MATKHLKSLVLYTGLIGGMLISMFPFYWLIVMSTRTTSDIYKFPPQLWFGGELWNNITRVLQQIDFWGAFLNTLFVSGLVTILVLFFDSLAGFAFAKFEFPGKKWLFILLLATMMVPSQLSLVPSFVLMATFGWVGSFKALIIPGMVNAFGIFWIRQYATESIPNDLLDAGRIDGCNFFRLYWNVALPILRPAFAFLGAFTFIGVWNDYLWPLIVLTDERKYTLQIALSQLNGLYNTDYAMVIAGTLLAVIPLIVMFLFISRQFISDIAAGAVKD from the coding sequence ATGGCGACCAAACACCTCAAATCGCTGGTGTTGTATACCGGTCTTATCGGGGGCATGCTCATATCCATGTTCCCGTTCTATTGGCTGATTGTAATGTCCACCCGGACAACGTCCGATATCTACAAGTTCCCACCCCAGCTCTGGTTCGGCGGTGAACTATGGAATAATATCACGCGGGTGTTGCAGCAGATTGATTTCTGGGGCGCTTTTCTGAATACGTTGTTTGTGTCGGGCTTAGTCACGATCCTGGTGCTGTTTTTTGACTCATTGGCAGGGTTTGCGTTTGCGAAGTTTGAATTTCCCGGCAAAAAGTGGCTCTTCATCCTGCTACTCGCGACCATGATGGTGCCTTCCCAGCTCTCGCTGGTGCCTTCCTTCGTACTCATGGCAACGTTCGGCTGGGTCGGTTCCTTCAAAGCCCTCATCATACCGGGCATGGTAAACGCCTTCGGCATTTTCTGGATTCGCCAGTATGCAACAGAGTCGATTCCGAACGATCTACTGGATGCGGGCCGAATCGACGGCTGTAATTTCTTCCGACTTTATTGGAACGTCGCGTTGCCGATTTTGCGACCTGCATTTGCTTTCCTCGGCGCGTTCACCTTTATTGGTGTATGGAATGATTATCTGTGGCCTTTGATCGTCCTGACGGATGAACGTAAATATACGTTGCAGATTGCGTTGTCTCAATTAAACGGACTGTACAACACAGACTATGCAATGGTCATCGCAGGCACGTTGCTTGCCGTCATTCCACTCATCGTCATGTTCCTGTTCATCAGCCGTCAGTTCATCTCGGATATTGCCGCAGGGGCAGTGAAGGATTAA
- a CDS encoding sugar ABC transporter permease, whose protein sequence is MWARMWEHRALYVAISPFYILFAVFGLFPIGFSLYLAFHKWDGIGVMTYNGLNNFKYMLTDAEFWQAVGNTFMIWIYSTIPMLFFALIIAFLLHAPFVKFRTLFRVGYFLPNVTSIVAVAIIFGALFANNYGFLNYLLQSVGLPVVEWLNAPWGIKVAISSMVVWRWTGYNAVIYLAGLQSIPQTLYEAAKIDGASAIQSFFRITIPMLRPVILFTVITSTIGGMQLFTEPQVLVGNDGGAGAAGMTIVLYLYRESFINNYFGYGAAVGWGMFLIIALFSIVNWKLVQGKSS, encoded by the coding sequence CTGTGGGCCAGAATGTGGGAGCACCGTGCACTCTATGTTGCGATATCGCCGTTTTATATTCTGTTTGCGGTGTTTGGCCTGTTCCCGATCGGGTTCTCACTTTATCTGGCTTTTCATAAGTGGGATGGCATTGGTGTCATGACGTACAACGGACTTAATAATTTTAAATACATGCTGACCGATGCCGAATTCTGGCAAGCTGTGGGCAACACATTCATGATCTGGATCTATTCGACGATTCCGATGCTCTTCTTCGCACTGATTATTGCCTTTCTGTTGCATGCACCATTTGTGAAGTTCCGTACCCTATTCCGGGTCGGTTATTTCCTGCCGAACGTCACATCCATTGTGGCGGTAGCCATTATCTTCGGTGCTTTATTTGCCAACAATTATGGCTTTCTCAACTATCTGTTGCAGTCGGTTGGGCTACCTGTTGTGGAGTGGCTTAATGCACCATGGGGCATCAAAGTCGCAATCTCCTCCATGGTGGTCTGGCGGTGGACCGGATATAACGCCGTCATCTATCTGGCCGGACTTCAGAGTATCCCGCAGACGTTATACGAAGCAGCCAAGATTGACGGCGCATCAGCGATACAGTCCTTTTTCCGAATTACGATTCCGATGCTGCGTCCTGTGATCCTGTTTACGGTCATTACATCAACGATCGGCGGTATGCAGCTGTTCACCGAGCCACAAGTATTGGTAGGTAATGATGGTGGCGCTGGTGCAGCTGGCATGACGATTGTATTGTACCTCTACCGTGAATCCTTCATTAACAATTACTTCGGATATGGCGCTGCCGTTGGTTGGGGCATGTTCCTCATTATCGCCCTATTCTCGATTGTGAACTGGAAGCTTGTTCAAGGCAAATCATCCTGA
- the cydD gene encoding thiol reductant ABC exporter subunit CydD: MGRGLMKLPGIRPVLALASALVMLQAMTIIMQAKWLAQAITALFEGSSVTEQYPVLLLFLAAFAARYALSFWLQLVTSRYAEKTGTDLRRQMVEQWFRLGPRYAKTEGTGHLVTLAREGTAQYKTYLELFIPRMLGMGFTPIVILLYVFKLDLMSGVILMLTLPILIVFMILIGLAAQRKIDGQFRSYKALANHFVDTLRGLETLKTLGQSKTHEGSILRVSQRYRKATMSTLRMAFLSSFALDFFTMLSVASVAVGLGLRLTEGHMLLGPALTVLILAPEYFLPVRMLGADYHATLDGKEAGVAINQVIERGKAAEQKQKEAYANVVAHPVTAEGEAGSTSSLSSGKRKAATSSIRVVLNDKTALGHLAPDPASVSVSTTPELASSSSSVTSWNENSRLALTDVQVRHDDEGPSSLKDVTFQITGLGKIGIIGASGAGKSTLIDVLAGFQLPTSGQVLANGQPITPDMLESWRRQTAAIPQHPYIFSGSLADNVRFYMPEASDAEVAKAISAAGLTKLLTSLSGGLHEPIGAGGRQLSGGQEQRVALARALLSQRNILLLDEPTAHLDVETEYELKQTMLPLFEGKLVFLATHRLHWMPHMDRIIVMDGGTVAETGTHQELLARQGVYYQMIQAQMEAI; this comes from the coding sequence ATGGGACGGGGGCTGATGAAGCTGCCGGGCATCCGGCCGGTACTTGCGCTGGCCTCAGCGCTGGTGATGCTGCAGGCGATGACGATCATTATGCAAGCCAAATGGCTGGCACAGGCCATCACGGCATTGTTTGAAGGTTCATCCGTAACGGAGCAGTATCCTGTACTGCTGCTGTTCCTGGCCGCTTTTGCCGCCCGCTACGCCCTATCCTTCTGGTTACAACTCGTGACTTCACGATATGCGGAGAAGACAGGAACCGATCTGCGCAGACAGATGGTGGAGCAGTGGTTCAGGCTTGGGCCGCGTTATGCCAAGACAGAGGGCACAGGCCATCTGGTCACACTGGCACGTGAGGGAACAGCTCAATACAAGACGTATCTGGAACTATTCATTCCTCGCATGCTGGGCATGGGGTTCACCCCCATCGTCATTTTGCTGTATGTGTTCAAGCTGGATCTGATGTCCGGGGTTATTCTGATGCTGACACTCCCGATCCTGATCGTGTTCATGATTCTGATTGGTCTTGCTGCGCAGCGGAAGATAGACGGACAATTCCGATCCTACAAAGCACTCGCTAACCATTTTGTCGATACCTTGCGTGGGTTGGAGACGCTGAAAACATTGGGACAGAGCAAAACACACGAAGGGTCCATTCTGCGGGTCAGTCAGCGGTATCGGAAGGCGACGATGTCTACTCTGCGCATGGCCTTTCTTTCTTCGTTTGCACTCGATTTCTTCACGATGCTGTCCGTTGCTTCCGTGGCGGTTGGTCTGGGATTACGTCTGACGGAGGGACATATGCTGCTCGGACCTGCGCTGACGGTACTGATTCTGGCACCCGAATATTTCCTGCCTGTACGTATGCTCGGCGCTGATTATCATGCCACATTGGATGGTAAGGAAGCGGGAGTAGCCATTAATCAGGTGATTGAACGGGGGAAAGCCGCTGAACAGAAACAAAAAGAAGCCTATGCAAATGTTGTTGCACATCCGGTTACGGCAGAGGGTGAAGCTGGATCTACATCATCATTATCTTCGGGTAAAAGGAAAGCTGCTACTTCGTCTATACGTGTCGTATTGAACGATAAAACGGCTTTGGGGCATCTTGCTCCTGATCCTGCTTCTGTTTCTGTTTCTACTACTCCTGAGCTTGCTTCTTCCTCTTCCTCGGTGACCTCATGGAATGAGAATAGTAGATTGGCACTAACGGATGTACAGGTACGGCATGATGATGAAGGTCCTTCTTCGCTAAAGGATGTTACATTTCAGATTACAGGTCTCGGCAAAATCGGTATTATTGGCGCCAGCGGAGCAGGCAAGTCCACGTTAATAGATGTATTGGCTGGTTTCCAGTTGCCTACATCGGGTCAAGTACTGGCTAATGGACAGCCGATTACACCGGATATGCTCGAATCCTGGCGAAGACAGACGGCAGCTATCCCGCAGCATCCGTATATCTTCAGTGGAAGCCTGGCCGATAACGTTCGTTTCTACATGCCGGAGGCATCGGATGCGGAAGTGGCGAAGGCTATTAGCGCAGCTGGATTAACCAAGCTTCTGACCTCGTTATCCGGTGGGCTTCATGAGCCAATTGGGGCTGGCGGCAGACAGCTCAGTGGTGGGCAGGAGCAACGGGTGGCGCTGGCAAGGGCCTTGCTTAGTCAACGGAACATCCTTCTGCTCGATGAACCGACAGCTCATCTGGATGTAGAGACAGAGTATGAACTGAAACAGACAATGCTGCCGCTGTTTGAAGGAAAACTTGTATTTTTGGCTACCCATCGTCTGCACTGGATGCCGCATATGGATCGAATTATTGTCATGGATGGCGGCACAGTGGCAGAGACGGGAACACATCAGGAATTACTGGCACGACAAGGCGTATATTATCAGATGATTCAGGCCCAGATGGAGGCGATATAA
- the cydC gene encoding thiol reductant ABC exporter subunit CydC, which translates to MKSGYEHMETVRNGKEKNSWIAPYVAQYRWRFIAVIALGTCAALCAVLLLFTSGFLISKSALRPENILMVYVPIVGVRAFGIFRAVFRYIERLAGHDAVLRVLADQRVKLYRILEPQALFLRSRMQTGDVLGALADDVERLQDIYLRTVFPAVTALVMYGAAVIAFGSVDLGFALWMGLYMLFLVAVLPAISLKVTWKWRVRLKKENSTLYTRLTDGVLGLADWLASGRAAEFVQQQEEAEEQVDAVRRKLRRWTRWRDLMAQCVIGLLVVSVTLWAGNAASIGQLPAVMIAAFVLVLFPLTETLLPVGDAVEHLPQYRESLDRLKQLEGKEHLPVQHGADDVDGTGESISVVKSGKTMAGQPSESVPSANDIPDRRIRLRIPPKLRADIEINRVSYRYAADDSYAVQDVSLQLPQGKRLAILGRSGGGKSTLLKLIQGALLPSAGKVLVNNMPVQTLGESVPDVIAVLNQSPHLFDTTVANNLRIGRPQATDEEIRQVAVQVGLSGLIESLPQGYDTPMLETGLRFSGGERQRIALARVLLRETPVVIFDEPTVGLDPVTERELMRTILDSLQGKTMIWVTHHLIGAEQMDELIFMENGKIAMQGSHEQLLAGEERYRRLIELDRPGWTGRQQQAQPLPPVASR; encoded by the coding sequence ATGAAGTCCGGATATGAGCATATGGAGACCGTCCGTAACGGAAAAGAAAAAAATAGCTGGATTGCTCCGTATGTGGCACAGTACCGCTGGAGATTCATTGCAGTCATTGCGCTGGGTACATGCGCTGCCTTGTGTGCGGTACTGCTGCTGTTCACCTCCGGATTTCTGATCTCCAAGTCTGCGCTGCGTCCTGAAAATATTTTGATGGTGTATGTACCTATTGTAGGTGTACGTGCATTTGGGATATTCCGCGCTGTCTTTCGATATATCGAGCGTTTGGCAGGACATGATGCTGTACTGCGGGTATTGGCTGATCAACGGGTGAAGCTATATCGCATTCTGGAGCCGCAGGCCCTGTTCCTGCGCTCTCGCATGCAGACCGGAGATGTGCTTGGCGCACTCGCCGATGATGTGGAGCGGTTGCAGGATATTTATCTGCGTACCGTTTTTCCCGCCGTTACTGCGCTCGTGATGTACGGTGCGGCTGTGATTGCCTTTGGTAGTGTTGATCTGGGATTTGCGCTGTGGATGGGCTTGTATATGTTATTTCTCGTTGCCGTGCTACCTGCGATCTCCCTGAAAGTGACGTGGAAATGGCGTGTACGGCTGAAAAAGGAAAACAGCACGTTGTACACCCGACTGACCGACGGTGTGCTTGGGCTGGCAGATTGGCTTGCAAGTGGACGAGCGGCGGAATTTGTTCAGCAGCAGGAAGAGGCAGAAGAACAGGTCGACGCGGTTCGTCGCAAGTTGCGGCGCTGGACACGCTGGCGTGATCTGATGGCTCAGTGTGTCATTGGCCTGTTGGTGGTATCGGTTACGTTATGGGCCGGAAATGCCGCTTCTATCGGACAATTGCCTGCTGTGATGATTGCTGCTTTTGTGCTGGTGTTATTTCCCCTCACGGAAACGCTCCTGCCAGTAGGAGATGCTGTGGAGCATCTTCCACAGTATCGGGAATCGCTGGACCGCTTGAAACAGCTGGAAGGGAAAGAGCATCTTCCGGTGCAGCATGGAGCGGATGATGTTGACGGAACGGGCGAATCAATCTCTGTAGTAAAAAGCGGAAAAACAATGGCGGGGCAACCATCTGAGTCCGTGCCATCTGCGAATGATATCCCGGACAGACGAATTCGTCTTCGCATTCCGCCCAAACTAAGAGCAGACATCGAGATCAATCGCGTAAGTTACCGTTATGCAGCGGATGATTCTTACGCCGTACAGGACGTATCCCTTCAACTGCCTCAAGGCAAACGTCTGGCCATCCTTGGACGAAGCGGCGGGGGCAAATCGACTTTGTTGAAACTAATTCAGGGGGCATTGCTCCCGTCTGCGGGGAAAGTTCTAGTCAATAATATGCCTGTGCAGACCCTGGGTGAAAGTGTACCTGATGTCATCGCGGTGCTGAATCAGAGTCCACACCTGTTCGATACCACGGTAGCGAATAATTTACGGATTGGACGTCCGCAAGCAACGGATGAGGAGATTCGTCAGGTGGCCGTGCAAGTAGGTTTATCAGGTCTGATCGAATCTTTACCGCAAGGATATGATACGCCAATGCTGGAGACGGGCCTTCGTTTCTCCGGTGGGGAAAGGCAGCGGATCGCTCTGGCCCGGGTACTGCTCCGGGAGACACCTGTTGTGATATTCGATGAACCGACGGTAGGACTTGATCCGGTTACGGAACGAGAACTGATGCGGACCATTCTGGATAGCTTGCAAGGCAAAACGATGATCTGGGTGACCCATCACCTGATTGGTGCGGAACAGATGGACGAACTTATTTTTATGGAAAATGGAAAGATTGCCATGCAGGGTTCTCACGAACAATTGCTGGCTGGGGAAGAGCGATACCGCCGTCTCATTGAACTCGATCGGCCGGGGTGGACAGGTCGACAGCAACAGGCACAACCGTTGCCACCCGTAGCTTCGAGATAA
- a CDS encoding metalloregulator ArsR/SmtB family transcription factor, giving the protein MRTPTIPMASELKLTTVCNALGDPIRMKIAHCLASSGEKNCSAFEVDHISKSTLSHHIKILREAGVIQPRIEGKQHFYSIRKEELNARFPGLVEMILNTTEEYAH; this is encoded by the coding sequence ATGAGAACTCCAACGATACCTATGGCTTCGGAATTGAAGCTGACCACGGTCTGCAATGCATTGGGTGATCCGATTCGCATGAAAATTGCACACTGTCTGGCCAGCTCTGGCGAGAAAAACTGTTCCGCCTTCGAAGTAGACCATATTTCCAAATCCACGTTGTCCCATCACATCAAAATTTTACGTGAAGCTGGCGTGATCCAGCCGCGCATTGAAGGTAAACAGCACTTTTATTCCATACGAAAGGAAGAACTAAACGCTCGTTTCCCAGGTCTCGTCGAGATGATTCTGAATACAACCGAGGAATACGCACACTAA
- the gntK gene encoding gluconokinase — protein sequence MASSPYMIGVDIGTTSTKAVLFEQNGTIVAQGSADYPLHTPTPAIAEQDAEDIFKAVIESVKQATSKAGVKPEDILFASFSSAMHSILPVNQHGKPLMRAMTWADNRSAEWTEVLKSEMNGHEIYLRTGTPIHPMSPLTKIMWLTRDQPELFQQTHKFISMKEYVFYKLFSEYVIDHSMASATGLMNLEKLDWDAEALHVAGITPDHLSRLVPTTHVLKQGLHPEYAKEMGIAVTTPFVIGASDGVLSNLGVNAIDPGVVAVTIGTSGAIRTVVDKPVTDPKGRFFCYALTEDAWVIGGPVNNGGVIFRWIRDEFAASEVETAKRLGIDPYEVLTRVAENVPPGSEGLLFHPYMTGERAPLWNPNARGSFFGLTLHHKKEHMIRAALEGVLFNLYTVMLAIEEKIGRPKKIQATGGFARSELWRQMMADIFDQDVIIPESIESSCLGAAVLGLYALGRIDSLSAVSGMIGSTHRHQPDPESVRVYRELLPIFIRISRKFEEEYADIAAFQNKTMQG from the coding sequence ATGGCTTCTTCACCCTATATGATCGGCGTAGATATCGGCACAACCTCCACCAAGGCCGTCTTGTTCGAACAGAACGGAACCATTGTGGCACAAGGCAGTGCCGATTATCCGCTGCACACCCCCACACCTGCGATTGCGGAGCAGGATGCGGAAGATATTTTCAAAGCAGTCATCGAATCCGTTAAACAGGCCACTTCCAAAGCGGGAGTAAAGCCAGAGGATATCCTGTTTGCATCCTTCAGTTCGGCCATGCACAGCATTCTGCCAGTCAATCAACACGGCAAACCGCTGATGCGGGCCATGACTTGGGCAGATAATCGCAGTGCCGAGTGGACCGAAGTACTCAAATCCGAGATGAATGGTCACGAAATCTATCTGAGAACAGGTACGCCGATTCATCCGATGTCCCCACTCACCAAGATCATGTGGCTCACCCGGGATCAACCAGAACTGTTCCAACAGACGCACAAATTCATATCCATGAAAGAATATGTTTTCTATAAATTATTCTCTGAATACGTCATCGACCACTCGATGGCCTCTGCCACCGGACTCATGAATCTGGAAAAACTCGACTGGGATGCAGAAGCGCTCCATGTGGCGGGCATAACCCCGGATCATCTGTCCCGATTAGTACCGACCACACATGTGCTGAAACAGGGATTGCACCCGGAGTACGCCAAGGAGATGGGCATTGCGGTCACCACACCCTTTGTCATCGGTGCAAGTGATGGCGTGCTCTCCAATCTGGGCGTGAACGCCATTGATCCAGGCGTCGTGGCCGTGACCATTGGTACCAGTGGAGCGATTCGTACGGTGGTGGACAAACCGGTGACCGATCCAAAAGGACGTTTCTTCTGTTATGCACTCACGGAGGATGCCTGGGTTATTGGCGGGCCGGTGAACAATGGCGGTGTTATTTTCCGCTGGATTCGGGACGAGTTTGCGGCTTCCGAGGTGGAAACGGCGAAACGACTTGGCATCGATCCATATGAAGTGCTCACTCGTGTCGCCGAAAATGTACCTCCGGGTTCGGAAGGTCTCTTGTTCCATCCGTACATGACAGGTGAGCGGGCTCCGCTCTGGAATCCGAACGCACGCGGCTCATTCTTCGGCCTGACGCTGCATCATAAGAAAGAACATATGATTCGCGCTGCGCTCGAAGGTGTATTGTTCAATCTGTACACCGTCATGCTGGCGATTGAAGAAAAGATCGGCCGTCCGAAAAAAATCCAGGCCACAGGTGGCTTCGCCCGCTCGGAGTTGTGGCGGCAGATGATGGCCGATATTTTCGATCAGGATGTCATCATCCCCGAAAGTATCGAAAGCTCCTGTCTCGGCGCAGCCGTACTGGGCTTGTATGCTCTGGGCCGCATCGACTCTCTGAGTGCCGTCTCTGGCATGATCGGATCGACACATCGTCACCAGCCTGATCCAGAGAGTGTCCGCGTCTACCGGGAGCTGCTGCCGATCTTCATCCGCATCTCACGCAAATTCGAAGAGGAGTATGCGGATATTGCGGCTTTTCAGAATAAGACGATGCAAGGGTAG
- the cydB gene encoding cytochrome d ubiquinol oxidase subunit II, translated as MNRPTRSAWMEVIPLSLSELWFLLIAVLFVGFFFLEGFDFGVGMSTGIIAKTDRERRTLINSIGPFWDGNEVWLITAGGAMFAAFPHWYATLFSGFYLPLVVVLLALIGRGVAFEFRSKMKQQRWRKTWDIIIVVSSALLPFLFGVVFATLMKGLPIDGEMQLRAGFFDIVNPYTVIGGLSVTLLCLVHGLLFASLRTVGELRERALNTAQKLMLPLTALLAVYALMTYMMTDVFAVRGWALWIMVVLGAVSLALAAYFVRQKREGWAFGMTGAVIAIAFASVFIGLFPRVMVSSFGAAYDLTVYNAASGAYSLKVMTIVACTLLPFVLGYQIWSYYIFRKRLNEQHHLEY; from the coding sequence TGCCGTATTGTTTGTCGGTTTCTTCTTTTTGGAAGGTTTTGATTTTGGTGTAGGGATGTCTACAGGCATTATCGCCAAAACAGATCGTGAACGTCGGACCCTGATCAACTCGATCGGTCCGTTCTGGGATGGGAACGAAGTATGGCTGATTACAGCAGGGGGCGCGATGTTTGCTGCCTTCCCGCACTGGTATGCCACGTTGTTCAGTGGTTTTTACCTGCCACTTGTGGTCGTGTTACTCGCCTTAATTGGTCGCGGAGTTGCTTTCGAATTCCGCAGTAAAATGAAACAACAACGTTGGCGCAAAACCTGGGACATCATCATTGTTGTTTCCAGTGCGCTGTTACCTTTCCTGTTCGGGGTGGTCTTTGCCACGTTGATGAAGGGTCTGCCCATTGATGGGGAGATGCAGTTGCGCGCAGGATTCTTCGATATCGTTAATCCGTACACCGTCATTGGTGGCTTAAGCGTAACGTTGCTGTGTCTGGTTCATGGCTTGCTGTTTGCATCACTACGAACAGTTGGCGAACTCCGAGAGCGTGCCTTGAATACAGCGCAAAAATTGATGTTGCCGCTGACTGCACTGCTCGCTGTTTACGCGTTAATGACGTATATGATGACCGATGTGTTCGCCGTACGCGGCTGGGCCCTCTGGATTATGGTCGTACTTGGAGCAGTCTCGCTTGCACTTGCGGCATACTTTGTTCGTCAGAAGCGTGAAGGCTGGGCTTTTGGTATGACAGGAGCAGTGATTGCGATTGCCTTTGCCTCGGTATTTATCGGACTATTCCCAAGAGTGATGGTGAGCTCCTTTGGAGCGGCATATGACCTGACCGTATACAACGCCGCATCCGGCGCTTATTCATTGAAAGTAATGACCATTGTAGCTTGCACACTGTTACCGTTTGTTCTCGGTTATCAGATCTGGAGTTATTATATCTTCCGCAAACGTCTGAACGAGCAGCACCACCTGGAGTACTGA
- a CDS encoding nuclear transport factor 2 family protein codes for MSTTNTTTLLNNYFRLFDASRTDERAMQDLLSLFTPDAEIVLNGTSRTGFDGFMKAFYEYNKDVKHMWDAWVQQPDGSYQTNWAVCGQAADGTVYAKAGIDIARVNDAGQIVYLENVQADQNAFSKYNQ; via the coding sequence ATGAGTACTACAAATACCACTACACTGTTGAACAACTATTTCCGTTTATTTGATGCTTCACGTACAGATGAGCGCGCCATGCAGGATTTATTGTCCCTGTTTACACCGGACGCAGAGATTGTGCTTAACGGCACCAGTCGAACAGGGTTCGATGGTTTTATGAAGGCTTTCTACGAGTACAATAAGGATGTAAAACACATGTGGGACGCGTGGGTGCAACAGCCTGACGGCAGCTACCAAACTAACTGGGCGGTATGCGGACAAGCGGCAGACGGAACGGTATATGCCAAAGCAGGCATTGATATCGCACGTGTAAATGATGCGGGGCAGATTGTGTATCTGGAGAATGTACAGGCCGACCAGAATGCGTTCAGCAAGTATAATCAGTAA